Part of the Leishmania infantum JPCM5 genome chromosome 7 genome, GCTGCGCAGTAGGGAGAGTCGAGGACGGCACAGTACCATCGTGCCGCCGttacgcacgtgcgcgcacacgtccaAGCAGAAAAAAGTCAAGGCCAAAAAGAATCAAGTCGTTCAGCTGATAAGAGAAGCAGatgcagacacgcacacacacacacatcggtagagagaggtgggagagggagagggagagggggaagggggagggggggttaAAGGCGGCTGCCAAAACAAATCGAAACGAAATAGATGgccgcccacccccacccttccgccaccaccaccacccggACACCTTCACCCACGCCTTCCGCAAGGTCTGGCTTTGCCTTCTTCCTTCTACCTCGCTCTCTGGgtttctgtctctctcacgctcTCACTCTCGCGCGCTCCTTGTCTTCCGTGCCGCCCACAGCAGCCTCGCACGGCCTTCGTTGCCCTTGTCGCTGGCGNNNNNNNNNNNNNNNNNNNNNNNNNNNNNNNNNNNNNNNNNNNNNNNNNNNNNNNNNNNNNNNNNNNNNNNNNNNNNNNNNNNNNNNNNNNNNNNNNNNNNCTCTGTTATCATCGTGACCACAGTGTCATCCGTTAACGACTATAACAAGGAGAAACGGTTCCACAAGCTGACGGAGGAGAACTCCGCGCAGCCGGTTcgcgtgcgccgtggcggaaAAGATGTCACGATCGATGTGACGGAGATTGTCGTGGGCGATATCGTGAACCTGTCGCCTGGCCTTGTGGTGCCTGTGGATGGGTTCTACGTGACGGGCATGAGCGTTGTGATCGACGAGAGCAGCGTGACGGGCGAGAATGACCCGAAGAAGAAGAACGCGAACGCGCCGATCATTTTGACAGGGACTGTGGTGAACACTGCGGAGGATGCGTACATGCTTGCGTGTGCCGTGGGTGAGCGCTCGTTCGGCGGCAAGCTGCTGATGGAGtcgcgcggcgctggtgcgcctcgcccgacgccgctgcaggagcgcctgGACGAGCTTGCCGACCTCATCGGCCGCATCGGTCTCGGCGCTGCGATGCTACTGTTCGCCTTGCTGTCCTTGATGGAGGGGTTCCggatgctgcagcacgacTCGGGAGCTTCGTGCCGCCACTTCCTCGACTACTTCCTTCTCTGTGTCGCCATCATTGTGGTGGCCGTGCCGGAGGGTCTTCCGCTGGCCGTGACGATCGCGCTTGCCTACTCTCAGAACAAGATGCATGACGACAACAACcaggtgcgccgcctgcgcgcgtgcgagaCGATGGGCAACGCGACGCAGATTTGCAGCGACAAGACAGGCACGCTGACGCAGAACCTGATGAGCGTGGTGCAGGGCTACGTTGGCATGCAGCACTTTTCTGTGAAGCGTCCTGGCGACTTGCcggagccggtgccgctgtctGGCATGCGCGCGACCTCGCTTCGCCAGCTCAGCGAGGGCATTGCGATCAACAGCTCGAGCGAGAAGGTTGTGAGCACGACGGACAAGGAGGGCCACACGGTCGCGCCGTACTGGCAGTGGGTGGCGGACAAGGGCAACAAGACGGACAACGCGCTGCTGGACTTTGTGGACCGCGTTGCGATGACGGAGGCGGACGCACGCGACATGGGGTCGCGGCCGCACCAGCGGATTCGCGAGGCGTGCCGGCAGCGCGGGTTCACGATCTTCCCGTTCACGAGCGACCGGAAGCGGATGAGCGCTGTTGTGCGGCAGGAGGACGGGACGCTGGTGCACCATGTGAAGGGCGGGTCTGACCGTATTCTGCCGCTGTGCGACCGGTACGTGAACGAGGCGGGCGACGAGGTGCCCATGACGGACGAGGCGCGGGCGCGCATTGCGCAGCAGGTGAAAAAGTTGGCGGACATGGCGAACCGCACCATCGGTGTCGCGTACGCGGTGCTTGGCGGCACTGAGCTTCCCGAGGATGAACCGACCGAGAGCTTGGTATGGCTGTCCCTGCTCGGCATCCAGGACCCGCTGCGACCGGAGGTGGCGGATGCCGTGATGAAGTGCCAGGCGGCGGGAGTGAcggtgcgcatgtgcacagGTGACAACATCGATACGGCGGTGGCCATCTCACGCCAGTGCGGCATCTTCAATCCCTACTACGGCGATCTTGCGATGACTGGCCAGGACTTCCGCAATCTTGTGTACGACGCgtacggcgacgacgagcgcATGGCGAAGTTCTGGCCTGTGCTGGACCACATGACGGTGATGGCGCgctcgcagccgctggaCAAGCAGCTTCTTGTGCTGATGCTGATGACGCGCGGCGAGGTTGTCGCTGTgaccggcgacggcacgaacgacgcacctgcgctgcgccttgcGAACGTTGGGTTTGTGATGCGGAGCGGGACGGACATTGCGGTGA contains:
- a CDS encoding putative vacuolar-type Ca2+-ATPase: MSVVIDESSVTGENDPKKKNANAPIILTGTVVNTAEDAYMLACAVGERSFGGKLLMESRGAGAPRPTPLQERLDELADLIGRIGLGAAMLLFALLSLMEGFRMLQHDSGASCRHFLDYFLLCVAIIVVAVPEGLPLAVTIALAYSQNKMHDDNNQVRRLRACETMGNATQICSDKTGTLTQNLMSVVQGYVGMQHFSVKRPGDLPEPVPLSGMRATSLRQLSEGIAINSSSEKVVSTTDKEGHTVAPYWQWVADKGNKTDNALLDFVDRVAMTEADARDMGSRPHQRIREACRQRGFTIFPFTSDRKRMSAVVRQEDGTLVHHVKGGSDRILPLCDRYVNEAGDEVPMTDEARARIAQQVKKLADMANRTIGVAYAVLGGTELPEDEPTESLVWLSLLGIQDPLRPEVADAVMKCQAAGVTVRMCTGDNIDTAVAISRQCGIFNPYYGDLAMTGQDFRNLVYDAYGDDERMAKFWPVLDHMTVMARSQPLDKQLLVLMLMTRGEVVAVTGDGTNDAPALRLANVGFVMRSGTDIAVKSADIVLLDDNFRSVQRAVVWGRCVNDNIRKFLQLQLTVNYVSVALTFIGSLMAGGHSSPLTTVQLLWVNLIMDTLAALALATEEPSEECLKRQPIHRKAPLVSRRMHMTIFSVAAYMLGLTLSLQAYAHVWFKAGPLDGVEHSTIVFNVFVFGSVLHMFNCRKLYDELNVLEGIWSRSAPCIGVISFCFFFQIIAVQALGGFMKVTALRSEEWLACVILATGVLFTGFVSRLIPVCEPQFEKTFDGSMLDEDAKAMLARLDSAVTKAQAATDEFKEGIYLEKARRLRARALWSEARHHHLNVSRIVNAFRRRRAERIEEGSLLSVM